The Candidatus Cloacimonadota bacterium genome includes a region encoding these proteins:
- a CDS encoding MATE family efflux transporter → MKKKNIQVLEEMPIARAILHLALPSVLSMMVNILYNLTDTFFIGKLHNEALVAAVSISLPLFTLQMAVAGIFGVGGSSYLSRLLGRKDFRKARETTTTAVFSSFVLSIVLGVVGILCIPLFLKVTGASGETAVAARQYMFWILLGSPFVMLKFTMVQLVRGEGGARQAMYGLVIGTVTNIILDPIFIFGFKMGVTGAAIATVIGQGLAMCYFIRYYLSKQAVAAPALRFLRLRWEIYREILLIGVPSSLSQVMMGIGNTISYNLASAYGVSAVAALGVASRVFSIPIFVFIGVSIGVQALIGFNYGAGNYPRMKKAISTAVIINLSLSVVFTLLFVLFPRQLISMITPIKQTVEIGSQVIGAYLYAIPFAGVGMIMMNSLQAMGKALPAFIVSISRQGLAYIPALLLLNRFFGFDGLIFAMPLSDFVTTLLSGIFVISILSRLKHHPAPSFQEFSQPQPADEI, encoded by the coding sequence ATGAAGAAAAAGAACATCCAGGTTTTGGAGGAAATGCCGATCGCCCGGGCGATACTGCATCTGGCCCTGCCCAGCGTGCTGAGCATGATGGTGAATATTTTATACAACCTCACGGACACCTTTTTCATCGGCAAGCTGCACAATGAAGCCCTGGTGGCGGCGGTATCCATTTCTTTGCCGCTCTTCACCTTGCAGATGGCGGTCGCGGGGATATTCGGGGTAGGTGGCTCCAGCTACCTCTCCCGGCTTCTGGGCAGAAAAGACTTCCGGAAGGCCCGGGAAACAACTACCACTGCGGTATTCAGCTCATTCGTGCTTTCCATTGTTTTGGGAGTGGTGGGCATTCTTTGCATCCCTCTGTTTTTGAAGGTCACCGGCGCCAGCGGCGAAACGGCAGTGGCAGCCAGGCAGTATATGTTTTGGATTCTGCTCGGAAGTCCCTTTGTGATGCTGAAATTCACCATGGTGCAGTTGGTCCGCGGCGAAGGCGGCGCCCGCCAGGCCATGTATGGTCTGGTAATCGGTACTGTCACCAATATAATCTTAGACCCCATTTTTATCTTTGGATTTAAAATGGGGGTCACCGGCGCGGCCATTGCCACGGTGATCGGGCAGGGTCTGGCCATGTGCTATTTCATCAGGTATTATCTTTCCAAACAAGCGGTTGCGGCACCGGCTCTGAGGTTCCTGCGCCTGCGCTGGGAGATTTACCGCGAGATTTTGCTAATCGGCGTCCCGTCCTCACTCAGCCAGGTGATGATGGGCATCGGCAACACCATATCTTACAACCTTGCCTCTGCCTACGGAGTGAGCGCCGTAGCCGCTCTGGGAGTGGCTTCGCGGGTGTTTTCCATCCCCATTTTCGTGTTCATCGGGGTTTCCATCGGCGTGCAGGCGCTTATCGGCTTCAACTATGGCGCCGGAAACTATCCCCGCATGAAAAAGGCCATCAGCACCGCTGTGATAATCAATCTAAGTCTCAGCGTGGTTTTCACCCTCCTTTTTGTCCTCTTCCCCCGGCAGTTGATCAGCATGATCACCCCCATCAAACAGACCGTGGAAATCGGCAGCCAGGTAATCGGGGCCTATCTTTACGCCATTCCCTTCGCCGGGGTTGGCATGATCATGATGAATAGCCTGCAGGCAATGGGCAAGGCCCTGCCTGCTTTCATCGTTTCCATCTCGCGCCAGGGCCTGGCCTACATTCCGGCGCTGCTGCTTCTGAACAGATTCTTCGGCTTTGACGGCCTGATCTTCGCGATGCCGCTGTCGGACTTCGTTACCACCCTGCTTTCGGGAATCTTCGTGATCTCGATCCTCAGCCGGCTAAAACACCATCCCGCACCGTCCTTCCAGGAATTCAGCCAACCACAGCCAGCGGATGAGATCTGA
- a CDS encoding SdpI family protein, giving the protein MNRLKKYKWALLVLVLHLAAVLWFATQLPEGAKVPIHWNYLNQIDGWTGRTTGLFWGIGLNVLMFLMLYLLHWYSPWYNKYAGRFEKILPPLTTTLLACFSTISLYSLYVAKWGEVPGVKLILVLIGLFLFYFGNLMPKVPKNMFVGIRTPWTIANELVWERTHRLGGWLFVIGGIVMILKGLILTGSALFQNITTVLALGCLLYPLPYSFIQYKKLVK; this is encoded by the coding sequence ATGAATAGACTGAAGAAGTACAAATGGGCGCTGCTGGTCCTGGTGCTGCACCTGGCAGCCGTGCTCTGGTTCGCCACCCAGTTGCCGGAAGGGGCAAAGGTTCCCATCCACTGGAACTATCTAAACCAGATCGATGGCTGGACGGGGCGCACGACAGGCCTCTTTTGGGGCATTGGATTGAACGTGCTGATGTTTCTGATGCTCTATCTGCTGCACTGGTATTCCCCCTGGTACAATAAATACGCCGGGCGGTTCGAAAAGATCCTGCCTCCGCTCACCACCACTCTCCTGGCCTGTTTCTCCACCATCAGCCTCTACTCGCTGTATGTTGCCAAATGGGGCGAGGTGCCCGGCGTGAAGCTGATCCTGGTCCTCATCGGCTTGTTCCTCTTCTATTTTGGCAATCTGATGCCGAAAGTGCCCAAAAACATGTTCGTGGGCATCCGCACGCCCTGGACCATCGCCAATGAACTGGTCTGGGAAAGGACCCACCGCCTGGGAGGATGGCTGTTCGTGATAGGCGGAATCGTCATGATCCTCAAAGGCCTCATCCTGACAGGCTCCGCGCTGTTCCAGAACATTACCACGGTGCTGGCTTTGGGCTGCCTGCTCTATCCGCTGCCGTATTCGTTCATACAGTATAAGAAACTGGTGAAGTGA
- a CDS encoding T9SS type A sorting domain-containing protein gives MRSKVFCLLLVMAAMATLVAGELPATSCGERDTGTITGVVRNIFNQPIQGAAVSCGTVTAATNASGMYSMQIEAGTYSVTASHPDHQSATQAGVVVVGGQTIYCNFILHFDPFPFRFYDSFEDHEDFALEFAPWTCVDVDLSETSGISGVNWPHAGEPQAFIIFNPTATIPPLSGIQAYSGDKMAASFPATQPPSSDWLITPAVKGMDFCRFQARSLNADNGLERIKVGVSTFGTVPQSFVIISGAQALEVPASWTQYIFDLSGFEDEIVYVGIHHCTDGGSALLVDSFNAENVPVADDSQTPALTGIEGNFPNPFNPETNIRFSLARSGPVELGVFDLRGRKLKTLVNSYLPSGHHTTVWNGLDDAGRQVSSGVYLCKLRAGGQRSCHKLVLMK, from the coding sequence ATGCGCTCCAAGGTGTTTTGTTTGCTGCTGGTGATGGCTGCCATGGCCACGCTAGTCGCTGGAGAATTACCGGCAACATCATGTGGGGAAAGGGATACGGGGACCATTACAGGCGTTGTGCGCAATATTTTTAACCAACCCATCCAGGGGGCCGCCGTATCCTGCGGTACCGTGACCGCCGCCACCAACGCCTCCGGCATGTACAGCATGCAGATTGAGGCCGGGACTTACAGCGTGACAGCCAGCCACCCTGACCACCAGTCCGCGACTCAGGCTGGTGTGGTCGTTGTGGGTGGCCAGACCATCTATTGCAATTTCATCCTGCATTTCGATCCTTTTCCCTTTAGGTTTTATGACAGCTTTGAGGACCATGAGGATTTCGCGCTGGAATTCGCGCCCTGGACCTGCGTGGATGTTGATCTCTCCGAAACTTCCGGTATCAGCGGCGTCAACTGGCCCCATGCCGGAGAACCCCAGGCTTTCATCATTTTCAACCCCACAGCCACCATCCCTCCCCTTAGCGGGATCCAGGCCTATTCAGGCGACAAAATGGCTGCCAGTTTCCCTGCCACCCAGCCTCCCAGCTCGGATTGGCTGATCACCCCAGCCGTGAAGGGCATGGATTTCTGCCGGTTCCAGGCGCGCTCGCTGAACGCGGACAATGGTTTGGAACGTATCAAAGTGGGGGTATCAACCTTCGGAACCGTCCCCCAAAGCTTCGTTATCATCAGCGGAGCCCAAGCCCTGGAGGTTCCGGCGTCCTGGACCCAGTATATTTTTGATCTGTCCGGTTTCGAGGACGAGATAGTGTATGTTGGGATCCATCACTGCACCGACGGGGGATCGGCTTTGCTGGTGGATAGCTTCAACGCCGAAAACGTGCCGGTGGCGGATGACAGCCAAACCCCGGCCTTGACGGGGATTGAGGGCAATTTCCCCAACCCCTTCAACCCGGAGACCAATATCCGCTTCAGCCTTGCCCGGTCAGGGCCGGTGGAACTTGGTGTCTTCGATTTGAGGGGCCGAAAGCTGAAAACCCTGGTCAATTCTTACCTTCCCTCGGGACATCACACCACTGTCTGGAACGGGCTTGATGATGCCGGACGGCAGGTTTCCAGCGGTGTTTATCTATGTAAGCTGCGTGCCGGTGGACAGCGTTCCTGCCACAAGCTGGTATTGATGAAATAA
- a CDS encoding alpha/beta hydrolase, with translation MRRFVTVLLALAAVAGLAATDISGSWNGMLDVGGQKIRVVFHIITTETGLTATMDSPDQGAFGLPVARTEFKDPKLELVMDVPSITYSGELKEGMIAGTFKQAGMEFPLNLQREALEKPVYIRPQEPKEPFGYRIEEVLFSNPKAGIELAGTLTLPQGEGVFPVVVLISGSGPQNRDEELMGHKPFWVIADHLTRNGIAVLRYDDRGVGGSGGEASTGTTYDFATDALAAVNYLKFRPEFSFIGLVGHSEGGIIAPIVASQSDEVDFIVMLAGTGIRGDKLLQAQGELIAQASGMEKEEVNRTMEVNAGAFRLALQAQDLASFETELRAYLKEKMDDGTIKIPEGITYDELFRMQMDSVANPWMYEFIRLDPAQWLKKVTCPVLALNGSKDLQVPAKQNFPAISEALEEAGNKDYTLREYPGLNHLFQECETGHPDEYARIEQTFAPVVLDEMTAWIKARTIQK, from the coding sequence ATGAGAAGATTTGTCACTGTGTTGCTGGCACTTGCGGCAGTGGCAGGCCTTGCCGCCACGGATATCAGCGGTAGCTGGAACGGGATGCTGGACGTGGGCGGGCAGAAAATCCGCGTCGTTTTTCACATCATCACCACGGAGACTGGGCTGACCGCCACCATGGACAGTCCGGACCAGGGCGCTTTCGGCTTGCCCGTGGCCAGGACCGAATTCAAAGACCCCAAGCTGGAACTGGTGATGGATGTGCCTTCGATCACCTACTCCGGCGAACTGAAGGAAGGAATGATCGCGGGGACTTTCAAACAGGCCGGGATGGAATTTCCTCTGAACCTGCAGCGGGAAGCGCTGGAAAAACCTGTTTACATCAGGCCGCAGGAACCCAAGGAGCCTTTCGGATACAGGATCGAGGAAGTGCTCTTTTCCAATCCCAAAGCGGGGATCGAACTGGCCGGAACGCTCACCCTGCCACAGGGGGAAGGCGTTTTCCCTGTGGTGGTGCTGATCTCGGGCAGCGGTCCCCAGAACCGGGATGAAGAACTGATGGGGCACAAGCCGTTTTGGGTGATCGCCGACCACCTTACCCGCAACGGAATAGCTGTGTTGCGATACGACGACCGCGGAGTTGGCGGTTCCGGCGGAGAAGCTTCCACCGGAACCACTTACGATTTTGCCACCGACGCCCTGGCCGCGGTTAATTATCTGAAGTTCCGTCCAGAATTCAGTTTCATCGGGCTCGTGGGCCACAGCGAGGGTGGCATCATCGCCCCCATCGTCGCTTCTCAATCTGACGAGGTGGATTTCATCGTGATGTTGGCTGGAACAGGCATCCGAGGCGATAAGCTTTTGCAGGCGCAGGGAGAATTGATCGCCCAAGCATCAGGGATGGAGAAAGAGGAGGTCAACCGGACCATGGAGGTGAACGCCGGGGCCTTCAGGCTGGCCCTGCAGGCGCAGGACCTGGCAAGCTTTGAAACGGAGCTTCGCGCCTACCTGAAGGAAAAGATGGATGACGGCACGATCAAAATCCCGGAAGGCATCACTTACGATGAACTATTCAGGATGCAGATGGACAGCGTGGCCAATCCCTGGATGTATGAATTCATCAGGCTTGACCCTGCCCAGTGGCTGAAAAAAGTCACCTGCCCAGTGCTCGCTTTGAATGGCAGCAAAGACCTTCAGGTGCCGGCCAAACAAAATTTCCCCGCCATCAGCGAAGCGCTGGAAGAAGCCGGCAACAAAGACTACACCCTGCGTGAATACCCAGGCCTGAACCACCTTTTCCAGGAATGCGAAACCGGCCATCCGGACGAATATGCCAGGATAGAGCAGACTTTTGCGCCGGTGGTGCTGGATGAAATGACCGCCTGGATCAAGGCCAGAACGATTCAGAAATAG
- a CDS encoding GNAT family N-acetyltransferase has product MPSKEMMEIINVRDHRSGPESAARYIHGIWGRPQNLAFYLDAVLHSSLSGNALPSFYLMLDGERVAGCCALLTNDLISRQDLWPWLACLYVEPDYRGRALGATLLEHGAREAKRMGYGTLYLTTDHDGYYEKYGWSRMEDGYNLFGERSRIYWLELN; this is encoded by the coding sequence ATGCCAAGCAAGGAAATGATGGAAATAATCAACGTTCGCGATCACAGATCGGGCCCCGAATCCGCTGCCCGTTACATCCACGGCATCTGGGGCCGGCCTCAAAACCTGGCTTTCTACCTCGATGCCGTGCTACACTCTTCCCTTTCAGGAAACGCGTTGCCCAGCTTCTATCTAATGCTCGATGGAGAGCGGGTGGCAGGCTGTTGCGCGCTGCTCACCAACGATCTGATCAGCCGACAGGACCTCTGGCCCTGGCTGGCCTGCCTCTATGTGGAACCTGATTACCGGGGACGGGCTTTGGGCGCCACGCTACTGGAACATGGCGCAAGGGAGGCAAAAAGAATGGGTTACGGCACCCTATACCTAACCACCGACCACGATGGCTATTATGAAAAGTACGGCTGGTCCAGGATGGAGGATGGTTACAACCTCTTCGGGGAACGCAGCCGCATCTATTGGCTTGAACTGAATTGA
- a CDS encoding nucleotide sugar dehydrogenase, translating into MLNFSQAPDGTKYPIPTEEDNARERELLVKITEEQRALGRKIVAVQGLGFVGCVMATVVADATDKDGNPYYFVHGHQRASKRSFWKVPVINSGVPPVSSSDPEVPQIFHRTVVEKKNFRATSEDSVYSLVDIVVVDIQLDATKPSFGEAEKGYCDLFAFREGIRTLGQHIRPDCLVLVETTVPPGTCEKVVKPILEEEFTKRGIDIVANPPLVAHSYERVMPGAKYVASIRDFWRVFSGVNQKSIELCHEFLSNVLNVEEFPLTQLDNTNASELAKTMENTYRAVNIALTLEWARFAEQIGVDIFKVRDAIRKRKGTHDNMLRPSLGVGGYCLTKDPVLANWAMQTLFGLEGTLEMAIRGVNINDTMPLHTIEIIKTVIPELRDVNVAVLGVSYLENVGDTRHSPSKTLVEFLRKEFAKVLTHDPYVEAWPELDESKVESDLKAVLPGADVVVFAVGHDQYKDLSPAEVLAICGTKPLIVDCSNFLSDEKIAECKRLGCQVRGVGKGHIV; encoded by the coding sequence ATGCTTAACTTTTCACAAGCGCCAGACGGCACCAAGTATCCAATCCCCACTGAAGAAGATAACGCTCGCGAACGCGAGTTGTTAGTCAAAATTACCGAGGAGCAGCGCGCGCTGGGCCGTAAGATCGTGGCCGTGCAAGGTCTGGGCTTTGTAGGCTGCGTGATGGCTACCGTGGTGGCCGACGCCACCGACAAGGACGGCAATCCTTATTACTTTGTGCATGGGCATCAGCGTGCCTCCAAACGCTCGTTCTGGAAAGTGCCAGTTATCAATTCCGGAGTGCCGCCGGTCAGTTCATCCGATCCTGAGGTTCCCCAAATTTTCCACCGCACCGTGGTGGAAAAGAAGAACTTCCGCGCCACCAGCGAAGATTCTGTTTACAGCCTCGTTGACATCGTGGTCGTGGACATCCAGCTTGATGCCACCAAACCCTCTTTCGGCGAGGCGGAGAAAGGTTATTGCGACCTCTTTGCCTTCCGTGAAGGAATCCGCACGCTGGGCCAGCACATCCGCCCCGACTGCCTGGTGCTGGTGGAAACCACCGTTCCGCCCGGAACCTGCGAAAAAGTGGTGAAGCCCATTCTGGAAGAGGAATTCACCAAACGCGGCATCGATATTGTCGCCAATCCGCCCCTCGTGGCGCATTCTTACGAGCGCGTGATGCCCGGAGCCAAATACGTCGCCTCCATCCGCGATTTCTGGCGCGTCTTTTCCGGTGTGAACCAAAAGAGCATCGAGCTCTGCCACGAATTCTTGTCCAACGTGCTGAACGTGGAGGAATTTCCCCTCACCCAGCTTGACAACACCAACGCCTCCGAACTGGCCAAAACGATGGAAAACACCTACCGCGCTGTGAACATCGCCCTCACCCTGGAATGGGCCCGCTTCGCCGAACAAATCGGCGTTGACATCTTCAAGGTGCGCGATGCGATCCGGAAGCGCAAAGGCACTCATGACAATATGTTGCGCCCCAGTCTGGGCGTCGGCGGCTACTGCCTCACCAAAGACCCCGTGCTCGCCAATTGGGCCATGCAAACCCTCTTCGGCCTCGAGGGAACTTTGGAAATGGCCATCCGTGGCGTGAACATCAACGACACCATGCCGCTCCACACCATCGAGATTATCAAGACCGTGATCCCGGAATTGCGTGATGTGAACGTCGCCGTCCTGGGTGTTTCCTATCTGGAAAACGTTGGCGACACCAGACACTCACCCTCCAAGACCCTGGTGGAGTTCCTGCGCAAGGAATTTGCCAAAGTGCTCACCCACGATCCCTATGTGGAAGCCTGGCCGGAACTCGACGAATCAAAGGTGGAAAGTGACCTCAAAGCAGTTCTGCCCGGTGCCGACGTGGTGGTCTTCGCCGTGGGGCACGACCAGTATAAGGACCTCTCCCCGGCCGAAGTGCTGGCCATCTGCGGTACCAAACCCCTGATCGTGGACTGCTCGAACTTCCTCTCTGACGAGAAAATAGCTGAGTGTAAACGGCTTGGATGCCAGGTCCGCGGCGTGGGAAAAGGCCACATCGTCTAA
- a CDS encoding winged helix-turn-helix transcriptional regulator produces MSDSFYKAIADRTRREVLSLLRRSGPMSVNEIASHFTISLPALSEHLKVLRNADLVSTRKEKQFVFYSLNTTVLEDLGSWVLDLIRKKEVNDE; encoded by the coding sequence ATGTCAGATTCATTCTACAAGGCCATCGCGGACCGCACTCGGCGGGAAGTCCTTTCCCTGCTGCGGCGCAGCGGGCCGATGTCCGTGAACGAGATAGCAAGCCATTTCACTATCAGCCTGCCAGCCCTCAGCGAGCATCTGAAGGTGCTGCGCAACGCGGACCTCGTTTCCACACGCAAGGAAAAGCAATTCGTCTTTTACAGCCTCAACACCACGGTGCTTGAGGATTTGGGCAGTTGGGTGCTGGATCTGATAAGAAAAAAAGAGGTGAATGATGAATAG